The Macaca fascicularis isolate 582-1 chromosome 1, T2T-MFA8v1.1 genome includes a window with the following:
- the ELOA gene encoding elongin-A isoform X2 translates to MEGDYQETWKATGSRSYSPDHRQKKHRKLSELERPHKVSHGHERRDERKRCHRMSPTYSSDPESSDYGHVQSPPSCTSPHQMYIDHYRSLEEDQEPIVSHQKPGKGHSNAFQDRLGTSQERHLGEPHGKGVVSQNKEHKSSHRDKRPVDAKSVEKASVVSREKSHKALSKEENRRPPSGDSAREKPPSSGVKKEKDREGSSLKKKCLPPSEAASDNHLKKPKHRDPEKAKLDKSKQGLDSFDMGKGAGDLLPKVKEKGSNNLKTPEGKVKTNLDRKSLGSLPKVEETDMEDEFEQPTMSFESYLSYDQPRKKKKKIVKTSATALGDKGLKKNDSKSTSKNLDSVQKLPKVNKTKSEKLQPAGADSAKLRKVPDVLPVLPDLPLPAIQANYRPLPSLELISSFQPKRKAFSSPQEEEEAGFTGRRMNSKMQVYSGSKCAYLPKMMTLHQQCIRVLKNNIDSIFEVGGVPYSVLEPVLERCTPDQLYRIEEYNHVLIEETDQLWKVHCHRDFKEERPEEYESWREMYLRLQDAREQRLRVLTKNIQFAHANKPKGRQAKMAFVNSVAKPPRDVRRRQEKFGTGGAAVPEKIKIKPAPYPTGSSHASASSNSFNPSPEEPAYDGPSTSSAHLAPVVSSTVSYDPRKPTVKKIAPMMAKTIKAFKNRFSRR, encoded by the exons atggaggggGACTACCAAGAAACCTGGAAAGCCACGGGGAGCCGATCCTATAGCCCTGACCACAGGCAGAAGAAACATAGGAAACTCTCAGAGCTTGAGAGACCTCACAAAGTGTCCCACGGTCATGAAAGGAGAGACGAGAGAAAGAGGTGTCACAGAATGTCACCAACTTACTCTTCAGACCCTGAGTCTTCTGATTACGGCCACGTTCAATCCCCTCCATCTTGTACCAGTCCTCATCAGATGTACATCGACCACTACAGATCCCTGGAGGAGGACCAGGAGCCCATTGTTTCACACCAGAAGCCTGGGAAAGGCCACAGCAATGCCTTTCAGGACAGACTGGGGACCAGCCAAGAACGACACCTGGGTGAACCCCATGGGAAAGGGGTTGTGAGTCAAAACAAGGAGCACAAATCTTCCCACAGGGACAAACGCCCCGTGGATGCCAAGAGTGTTGAGAAGGCCTCTGTGGTGAGCAGAGAGAAATCACACAAGGCCCTCTCCAAAGAGGAGAACCGAAGGCCACCCTCAGGGGACAGTGCAAGGGAGAAACCGCCCTCTAGTGGCGTAAAGAAAGAGAAGGACAGAGAGGGCAGCAGCCTGAAGAAGAAGTGTTTGCCTCCCTCAGAGGCTGCTTCAGACAACCACCTGAAAAAGCCAAAGCACAGAGACCCGGAGAAAGCCAAATTGGACAAAAGCAAGCAAGGTCTGGACAGCTTCGACATGGGAAAAGGAGCAGGAGACCTGTTGCCCAAGGTAAAAGAGAAGGGTTCTAACAACCTAAAGACTCCAGAAGGGAAAGTCAAAACTAATTTGGACCGAAAGTCACTGGGCTCCCTCCCTAAAGTTGAGGAGACAGATATGGAGGATGAATTCGAGCAGCCAACCATGTCTTTCGAATCCTACCTCAGCTATGATCAGCCccggaagaaaaagaaaaagattgtgaAAACTTCAGCCACAGCACTTGGAGATAaaggacttaaaaaaaatgaCTCTAAAAGCACTAGTAAAAACTTGGACTCAGTTCAGAAATTACCCAAGGTGAACAAAACCAAGTCAGAGAAGCTGCAGCCGGCTGGAGCTGATTCAGCCAAGCTGAGAAAG GTGCCCGATGTGTTGCCGGTGTTGCCAGACCTCCCGTTACCCGCAATACAGGCCAATTACCGTCCACTGCCTTCCCTCGAGCTGATATCCTCCTTCCAACCAAAGCGAAAAG CATTCTCTTCAccccaggaagaagaagaagctgGATTTACTGGGCGCAGAATGAATTCCAAGATGCAGGTGTATTCTGGTTCCAAGTGTGCCTATCTCCCTAAAATGATGACCTTGCACCAGCAATGCATCCGAGTACTTAAAAACAACATCGATT CAATCTTTGAAGTGGGAGGAGTCCCATATTCTGTTCTTGAACCTGTTTTGGAGAGGTGTACACCTGATCAGCTGTATCGCATAGAGGAATACAATCAT GTATTAATTGAAGAAACAGATCAATTATGGAAAGTTCACTGTCACCGAGACTTTAAGGAAGAAAGACCCGAAGAATATGAGTCGTGGCGAGAGATGTACCTGCGGCTTCAGGATGCCCGAGAGCAGCGGCTACGAGTACTAACAAAGAACATCCAATTCGCACATGCCAATAAGCCCAAAG GCCGACAAGCAAAGATGGCCTTTGTCAACTCTGTGGCCAAGCCACCTCGTGACGTCCGGAGGAGgcaggaaaagtttggaactggAGGAGCAGCTGTCCCTGAGAAAATCAA GATTAAGCCAGCCCCGTACCCCACGGGAAGCAGCCATGCTTCCGCCAGTAGCAACAGCTTTAACCCCAGCCCTGAGGAGCCGGCCTATGATGGCCCAAGCACCAGCAGTGCCCACTTGGCACCAGTGGTCAGCAGCACTGTTTCCTATGATCCTAGGAAACCCACTGTGAAGA AAATTGCCCCAATGATGGCCAAGACAATTAAAGCTTTCAAGAACAGATTCTCCCGACGATAA
- the ELOA gene encoding elongin-A isoform X1, with translation MAAESALQVVEKLQARLVANPDPKKLLKYLKKLSTLPITVDILAETGVGKTVNSLRKHEHVGSFARDLVAQWKKLVPVERNAEPDEQDFEKSSSRKRPRDALQKEEEMEGDYQETWKATGSRSYSPDHRQKKHRKLSELERPHKVSHGHERRDERKRCHRMSPTYSSDPESSDYGHVQSPPSCTSPHQMYIDHYRSLEEDQEPIVSHQKPGKGHSNAFQDRLGTSQERHLGEPHGKGVVSQNKEHKSSHRDKRPVDAKSVEKASVVSREKSHKALSKEENRRPPSGDSAREKPPSSGVKKEKDREGSSLKKKCLPPSEAASDNHLKKPKHRDPEKAKLDKSKQGLDSFDMGKGAGDLLPKVKEKGSNNLKTPEGKVKTNLDRKSLGSLPKVEETDMEDEFEQPTMSFESYLSYDQPRKKKKKIVKTSATALGDKGLKKNDSKSTSKNLDSVQKLPKVNKTKSEKLQPAGADSAKLRKVPDVLPVLPDLPLPAIQANYRPLPSLELISSFQPKRKAFSSPQEEEEAGFTGRRMNSKMQVYSGSKCAYLPKMMTLHQQCIRVLKNNIDSIFEVGGVPYSVLEPVLERCTPDQLYRIEEYNHVLIEETDQLWKVHCHRDFKEERPEEYESWREMYLRLQDAREQRLRVLTKNIQFAHANKPKGRQAKMAFVNSVAKPPRDVRRRQEKFGTGGAAVPEKIKIKPAPYPTGSSHASASSNSFNPSPEEPAYDGPSTSSAHLAPVVSSTVSYDPRKPTVKKIAPMMAKTIKAFKNRFSRR, from the exons ctattgaaatatttgaagaaactcTCCACCCTGCCTATTACCGTAGACATTCTTGCG GAGACTGGGGTTGGGAAAACAGTAAATAGCTTGCGAAAGCACGAGCATGTTGGAAGCTTTGCCAGGGACCTAGTGGCCCAGTGGAAGAAGCTGGTTCCTGTGGAACG aaATGCTGAGCCTGATGAACAGGACTTTGAGAAGAGCAGTTCCCGAAAGCGCCCTCGGGATGCCctgcagaaggaggaggagatggaggggGACTACCAAGAAACCTGGAAAGCCACGGGGAGCCGATCCTATAGCCCTGACCACAGGCAGAAGAAACATAGGAAACTCTCAGAGCTTGAGAGACCTCACAAAGTGTCCCACGGTCATGAAAGGAGAGACGAGAGAAAGAGGTGTCACAGAATGTCACCAACTTACTCTTCAGACCCTGAGTCTTCTGATTACGGCCACGTTCAATCCCCTCCATCTTGTACCAGTCCTCATCAGATGTACATCGACCACTACAGATCCCTGGAGGAGGACCAGGAGCCCATTGTTTCACACCAGAAGCCTGGGAAAGGCCACAGCAATGCCTTTCAGGACAGACTGGGGACCAGCCAAGAACGACACCTGGGTGAACCCCATGGGAAAGGGGTTGTGAGTCAAAACAAGGAGCACAAATCTTCCCACAGGGACAAACGCCCCGTGGATGCCAAGAGTGTTGAGAAGGCCTCTGTGGTGAGCAGAGAGAAATCACACAAGGCCCTCTCCAAAGAGGAGAACCGAAGGCCACCCTCAGGGGACAGTGCAAGGGAGAAACCGCCCTCTAGTGGCGTAAAGAAAGAGAAGGACAGAGAGGGCAGCAGCCTGAAGAAGAAGTGTTTGCCTCCCTCAGAGGCTGCTTCAGACAACCACCTGAAAAAGCCAAAGCACAGAGACCCGGAGAAAGCCAAATTGGACAAAAGCAAGCAAGGTCTGGACAGCTTCGACATGGGAAAAGGAGCAGGAGACCTGTTGCCCAAGGTAAAAGAGAAGGGTTCTAACAACCTAAAGACTCCAGAAGGGAAAGTCAAAACTAATTTGGACCGAAAGTCACTGGGCTCCCTCCCTAAAGTTGAGGAGACAGATATGGAGGATGAATTCGAGCAGCCAACCATGTCTTTCGAATCCTACCTCAGCTATGATCAGCCccggaagaaaaagaaaaagattgtgaAAACTTCAGCCACAGCACTTGGAGATAaaggacttaaaaaaaatgaCTCTAAAAGCACTAGTAAAAACTTGGACTCAGTTCAGAAATTACCCAAGGTGAACAAAACCAAGTCAGAGAAGCTGCAGCCGGCTGGAGCTGATTCAGCCAAGCTGAGAAAG GTGCCCGATGTGTTGCCGGTGTTGCCAGACCTCCCGTTACCCGCAATACAGGCCAATTACCGTCCACTGCCTTCCCTCGAGCTGATATCCTCCTTCCAACCAAAGCGAAAAG CATTCTCTTCAccccaggaagaagaagaagctgGATTTACTGGGCGCAGAATGAATTCCAAGATGCAGGTGTATTCTGGTTCCAAGTGTGCCTATCTCCCTAAAATGATGACCTTGCACCAGCAATGCATCCGAGTACTTAAAAACAACATCGATT CAATCTTTGAAGTGGGAGGAGTCCCATATTCTGTTCTTGAACCTGTTTTGGAGAGGTGTACACCTGATCAGCTGTATCGCATAGAGGAATACAATCAT GTATTAATTGAAGAAACAGATCAATTATGGAAAGTTCACTGTCACCGAGACTTTAAGGAAGAAAGACCCGAAGAATATGAGTCGTGGCGAGAGATGTACCTGCGGCTTCAGGATGCCCGAGAGCAGCGGCTACGAGTACTAACAAAGAACATCCAATTCGCACATGCCAATAAGCCCAAAG GCCGACAAGCAAAGATGGCCTTTGTCAACTCTGTGGCCAAGCCACCTCGTGACGTCCGGAGGAGgcaggaaaagtttggaactggAGGAGCAGCTGTCCCTGAGAAAATCAA GATTAAGCCAGCCCCGTACCCCACGGGAAGCAGCCATGCTTCCGCCAGTAGCAACAGCTTTAACCCCAGCCCTGAGGAGCCGGCCTATGATGGCCCAAGCACCAGCAGTGCCCACTTGGCACCAGTGGTCAGCAGCACTGTTTCCTATGATCCTAGGAAACCCACTGTGAAGA AAATTGCCCCAATGATGGCCAAGACAATTAAAGCTTTCAAGAACAGATTCTCCCGACGATAA